From the Salvelinus fontinalis isolate EN_2023a chromosome 35, ASM2944872v1, whole genome shotgun sequence genome, one window contains:
- the LOC129834987 gene encoding forkhead box protein F1-like, which produces MTAEVQQPPAQTPAQSSPMSAPEKPHGQTTVMETASSTTKTKKTNAGIRRPEKPPYSYIALIVMAIQSSPTKRLTLSEIYQFLQSRFPFFRGSYQGWKNSVRHNLSLNECFIKLPKGLGRPGKGHYWTIDPASEFMFEEGSFRRRPRGFRRKCQALKPMYSMMNGLGFNHLPESYNFQGSGGGLSCPPNGLSLDSGIGMMNGHLAGNMEGMGLAGHSMSHLSANSGHSYMGNCTGSTGGEYPHHDNSGSPLLTSGGVMEPHPVYSSSAWAQAPSSSLNNGGSYIKQQPLSPCNPGANPLQPSLPTHSLDQYNLHQNGHSNTDLQGIPRYHSQSPSMCDRKEFVFSFNAMTSSTMHSPSSSSYYHHQQVAYQDIKPCVM; this is translated from the exons ATGACGGCAGAGGTCCAGCAGCCCCCAGCGCAGACTCCTGCCCAAAGCAGCCCGATGTCTGCCCCGGAGAAGCCCCACGGACAGACCACTGTGATGGAGACCGCCTCCTCCACCACCAAAACCAAAAAGACCAACGCGGGGATCCGCCGCCCAGAGAAGCCCCCCTACTCTTACATTGCGCTGATAGTCATGGCTATCCAGAGCTCTCCCACCAAACGCCTGACGCTCAGTGAAATTTACCAGTTCCTACAGAGCCGCTTCCCGTTTTTCAGAGGCTCTTACCAAGGATGGAAGAATTCCGTGCGTCACAACTTGTCCCTGAATGAGTGCTTCATAAAGCTGCCCAAGGGTCTCGGACGGCCCGGGAAGGGCCACTACTGGACTATCGACCCAGCCAGTGAGTTCATGTTCGAGGAGGGATCCTTCCGCAGGAGGCCGCGGGGCTTCAGGCGTAAATGCCAGGCGTTGAAGCCCATGTACAGCATGATGAACGGCCTGGGATTCAACCACCTCCCCGAGTCCTATAACTTCCAGGGGAGCGGCGGGGGCCTGTCCTGTCCGCCCAACGGCTTGTCTCTGGACAGCGGGATTGGGATGATGAATGGACACTTGGCAGGCAACATGGAGGGGATGGGTCTGGCCGGGCACTCCATGTCCCACTTGTCAGCCAACAGTGGACATTCCTACATGGGGAACTGCACAGGATCCACGGGGGGCGAGTACCCCCACCACGACAATTCAGGCTCGCCCCTCCTCACCAGCGGGGGAGTGATGGAGCCGCATCCCGTCTACTCAAGCTCGGCCTGGGCTCAAGCGCCTTCATCCTCTCTGAATAACGGAGGTTCTTACATCAAGCAGCAGCCACTGTCTCCCTGCAACCCCGGGGCGAACCCACTGCAGCCCAGTTTACCCACGCATTCCCTAGACCAGTATAATCTTCATCAGAACGGACACAGTAACACAGATTTGCAAG GTATTCCACGGTACCATTCTCAGTCTCCCAGTATGTGTGACCGGAAGGAGTTCGTCTTCTCCTTCAACGCGATGACGTCTTCAACGATGCATTCGCCCAGCAGCAGTTCCTACTATCATCACCAACAGGTCGCCTACCAGGACATCAAGCCCTGCGTCATGTGA
- the mthfsd gene encoding methenyltetrahydrofolate synthase domain-containing protein isoform X3, which produces MEAVITINPGATKWDIREKVWDYIEAKNLANFPRPVHNRIPNFKGAVPACDRLSALQEFKSSQTVKVNPDRPQQQARYITLDGAHTACAKVSELQVFSETDEVKVDPDKPLEGARLAVLQARKTLLVPTPRLRTGLFNKIVPPEGASKEELRVCSTSQGVKEFSVPVGLDSKVQVDLLVVGSVAVSEKGYRIGKGEGFADMEYAMMLCMGAVTESTVVVTIVHDCQVVDIPEDLIESHDITVDYILTPTRVIKTDCQRPKPQGVIWTKLNAEMLEKIPVLKKLRALEEEQGKDVTLGTHPPPQPRERARREPRRDREPRSEGDRPRREPRRRPRRNTQEDSERDPNGESREETEQKPRRRPPRVRREGDREGGRDGDGEGGQEGGREGGRRVRGFRNGGFREGGRDGSRGRGRGGREGARGRGREGDRDGVRQEGREEGGEPRERRPPLTVTTVYLGGIPAGLRVSELKTALREREAAPIRLTWQGAQHRAFLDYLDPQAADQALAALEGLSLNGHDLQAELAKSQRGGRRPGPSNRRPRPNTGPKNTARESRESTSEAEADSPKQELNHSE; this is translated from the exons ATGGAGGCCGTTATTACGATTAATCCCG GGGCCACGAAATGGGACATCCGAGAGAAAGTTTGGGATTACATTGAAGCTAAGAATCTTGCAAACTTTCCAAGGCCTGTGCACAACAGAATCCCCAATTTCAAG GGTGCGGTCCCGGCCTGTGACCGTCTCTCAGCCCTGCAGGAGTTCAAGTCCAGCCAGACGGTCAAAGTGAACCCGGACCGACCCCAGCAGCAGGCCCGCTACATCACCTTGGAT GGTGCCCACACTGCCTGCGCCAAGGTGTCAGAGCTGCAGGTATTCAGTGAGACTGACGAGGTGAAGGTGGACCCTGACAAGCCGCTGGAGGGGGCGAGGCTGGCCGTGCTGCAG GCGAGGAAAACCCTGCTGGTGCCGACCCCTCGCCTTCGCACAGGACTCTTCAATAAGATTGTCCCGCCTGAGGGAGCAAGCAAAGAAGAACTGAGAGTGTGTTCCACCTCGCAG GGAGTGAAGGAGTTCAGTGTCCCTGTGGGTCTGGATTCCAAGGTTCAGGTGGATCTTCTGGTGGTTGGCTCTGTGGCCGTGTCTGAGAAAG gTTACCGGATAGGTAAAGGAGAGGGATTTGCTGACATGGAGTATGCCATGATGCTCTGCATGGGGGCTGTGACGGAATCCACTGTGGTGGTTACCATCGTCCATGACTGCCAG GTTGTTGACATCCCAGAGGATCTGATTGAGAGCCATGACATCACTGTGGACTACATCCTCACCCCGACCAGAGTCATCAAGACAGACTGCCAACGCCCCAAGCCCCAGGGCGTCATCTGGACTAAG CTGAACGCTGAGATGCTGGAGAAGATCCCTGTGCTGAAGAAGCTCCGGGCCTTGGAGGAGGAGCAAGGGAAGGACGTGACCCTGGGGACCCACCCTCCCCCGCAGCCCAGGGAAAGGGCCAGGAGGGAGCCCCGGAGGGACAGAGAGCCCAGGTCAGAGGGTGATAGACCCCGGCGTGAGCCCAGGCGCAGGCCTAGACGGAATACCCAAGAGGACTCTGAGAGGGACCCCAACGGGGAGTCCAGGGAGGAGACTGAGCAGAAACCCAGACGACGCCCACCaagagtgaggagggagggggacagagaggggggtagggaTGGTGACGGGGAGGGAGGccaggagggaggcagagaggggggtAGGAGGGTCAGGGGATTCCGCAATGGGGGCTTCCGTGAGGGGGGCAGAGATGGAAgcagggggagaggcagaggaggccGTGAGGGGgccagggggaggggaagagagggggacagggatggGGTCAGGCAAGAGGGCAGGGAGGAAGGTGGTGAGCCCCGTGAGCGCAGGCCCCCCCTGACCGTGACCACAGTGTACCTGGGGGGCATCCCTGCCGGGCTGCGTGTCAGCGAGCTGAAGACTGCTCTCCGGGAGAGGGAGGCAGCCCCCATCCGTCTCACATGGCAGGGTGCTCAGCACCGGGCCTTCCTGGACTACTTAGACCCCCAGGCTGCAGACCAGGCCCTGGCCGCCCTGGAGGGGCTCTCCCTGAACGGCCACGACCTGCAGGCTGAGCTGGCCAAGAGCCAGAGGGGAGGCAGGAGGCCAGGTCCAAGCAACCGGAGGCCCAGACCAAATACAGGTCCCAAAAATACAGCTAGAGAAAGTAGAGAGAGTACGAGTGAAGCAGAGGCAGATTCCCCCAAGCAGGAGCTCAACCATAGTGAGTAA
- the mthfsd gene encoding methenyltetrahydrofolate synthase domain-containing protein isoform X2: MEAVITINPGATKWDIREKVWDYIEAKNLANFPRPVHNRIPNFKGAVPACDRLSALQEFKSSQTVKVNPDRPQQQARYITLDARKTLLVPTPRLRTGLFNKIVPPEGASKEELRVCSTSQGVKEFSVPVGLDSKVQVDLLVVGSVAVSEKGYRIGKGEGFADMEYAMMLCMGAVTESTVVVTIVHDCQVVDIPEDLIESHDITVDYILTPTRVIKTDCQRPKPQGVIWTKLNAEMLEKIPVLKKLRALEEEQGKDVTLGTHPPPQPRERARREPRRDREPRSEGDRPRREPRRRPRRNTQEDSERDPNGESREETEQKPRRRPPRVRREGDREGGRDGDGEGGQEGGREGGRRVRGFRNGGFREGGRDGSRGRGRGGREGARGRGREGDRDGVRQEGREEGGEPRERRPPLTVTTVYLGGIPAGLRVSELKTALREREAAPIRLTWQGAQHRAFLDYLDPQAADQALAALEGLSLNGHDLQAELAKSQRGGRRPGPSNRRPRPNTGPKNTARESRESTSEAEADSPKQELNHSE, translated from the exons ATGGAGGCCGTTATTACGATTAATCCCG GGGCCACGAAATGGGACATCCGAGAGAAAGTTTGGGATTACATTGAAGCTAAGAATCTTGCAAACTTTCCAAGGCCTGTGCACAACAGAATCCCCAATTTCAAG GGTGCGGTCCCGGCCTGTGACCGTCTCTCAGCCCTGCAGGAGTTCAAGTCCAGCCAGACGGTCAAAGTGAACCCGGACCGACCCCAGCAGCAGGCCCGCTACATCACCTTGGAT GCGAGGAAAACCCTGCTGGTGCCGACCCCTCGCCTTCGCACAGGACTCTTCAATAAGATTGTCCCGCCTGAGGGAGCAAGCAAAGAAGAACTGAGAGTGTGTTCCACCTCGCAG GGAGTGAAGGAGTTCAGTGTCCCTGTGGGTCTGGATTCCAAGGTTCAGGTGGATCTTCTGGTGGTTGGCTCTGTGGCCGTGTCTGAGAAAG gTTACCGGATAGGTAAAGGAGAGGGATTTGCTGACATGGAGTATGCCATGATGCTCTGCATGGGGGCTGTGACGGAATCCACTGTGGTGGTTACCATCGTCCATGACTGCCAG GTTGTTGACATCCCAGAGGATCTGATTGAGAGCCATGACATCACTGTGGACTACATCCTCACCCCGACCAGAGTCATCAAGACAGACTGCCAACGCCCCAAGCCCCAGGGCGTCATCTGGACTAAG CTGAACGCTGAGATGCTGGAGAAGATCCCTGTGCTGAAGAAGCTCCGGGCCTTGGAGGAGGAGCAAGGGAAGGACGTGACCCTGGGGACCCACCCTCCCCCGCAGCCCAGGGAAAGGGCCAGGAGGGAGCCCCGGAGGGACAGAGAGCCCAGGTCAGAGGGTGATAGACCCCGGCGTGAGCCCAGGCGCAGGCCTAGACGGAATACCCAAGAGGACTCTGAGAGGGACCCCAACGGGGAGTCCAGGGAGGAGACTGAGCAGAAACCCAGACGACGCCCACCaagagtgaggagggagggggacagagaggggggtagggaTGGTGACGGGGAGGGAGGccaggagggaggcagagaggggggtAGGAGGGTCAGGGGATTCCGCAATGGGGGCTTCCGTGAGGGGGGCAGAGATGGAAgcagggggagaggcagaggaggccGTGAGGGGgccagggggaggggaagagagggggacagggatggGGTCAGGCAAGAGGGCAGGGAGGAAGGTGGTGAGCCCCGTGAGCGCAGGCCCCCCCTGACCGTGACCACAGTGTACCTGGGGGGCATCCCTGCCGGGCTGCGTGTCAGCGAGCTGAAGACTGCTCTCCGGGAGAGGGAGGCAGCCCCCATCCGTCTCACATGGCAGGGTGCTCAGCACCGGGCCTTCCTGGACTACTTAGACCCCCAGGCTGCAGACCAGGCCCTGGCCGCCCTGGAGGGGCTCTCCCTGAACGGCCACGACCTGCAGGCTGAGCTGGCCAAGAGCCAGAGGGGAGGCAGGAGGCCAGGTCCAAGCAACCGGAGGCCCAGACCAAATACAGGTCCCAAAAATACAGCTAGAGAAAGTAGAGAGAGTACGAGTGAAGCAGAGGCAGATTCCCCCAAGCAGGAGCTCAACCATAGTGAGTAA
- the mthfsd gene encoding methenyltetrahydrofolate synthase domain-containing protein isoform X1, producing the protein MEAVITINPGATKWDIREKVWDYIEAKNLANFPRPVHNRIPNFKGAHTACAKVSELQVFSETDEVKVDPDKPLEGARLAVLQARKTLLVPTPRLRTGLFNKIVPPEGASKEELRVCSTSQGVKEFSVPVGLDSKVQVDLLVVGSVAVSEKGYRIGKGEGFADMEYAMMLCMGAVTESTVVVTIVHDCQVVDIPEDLIESHDITVDYILTPTRVIKTDCQRPKPQGVIWTKLNAEMLEKIPVLKKLRALEEEQGKDVTLGTHPPPQPRERARREPRRDREPRSEGDRPRREPRRRPRRNTQEDSERDPNGESREETEQKPRRRPPRVRREGDREGGRDGDGEGGQEGGREGGRRVRGFRNGGFREGGRDGSRGRGRGGREGARGRGREGDRDGVRQEGREEGGEPRERRPPLTVTTVYLGGIPAGLRVSELKTALREREAAPIRLTWQGAQHRAFLDYLDPQAADQALAALEGLSLNGHDLQAELAKSQRGGRRPGPSNRRPRPNTGPKNTARESRESTSEAEADSPKQELNHSE; encoded by the exons ATGGAGGCCGTTATTACGATTAATCCCG GGGCCACGAAATGGGACATCCGAGAGAAAGTTTGGGATTACATTGAAGCTAAGAATCTTGCAAACTTTCCAAGGCCTGTGCACAACAGAATCCCCAATTTCAAG GGTGCCCACACTGCCTGCGCCAAGGTGTCAGAGCTGCAGGTATTCAGTGAGACTGACGAGGTGAAGGTGGACCCTGACAAGCCGCTGGAGGGGGCGAGGCTGGCCGTGCTGCAG GCGAGGAAAACCCTGCTGGTGCCGACCCCTCGCCTTCGCACAGGACTCTTCAATAAGATTGTCCCGCCTGAGGGAGCAAGCAAAGAAGAACTGAGAGTGTGTTCCACCTCGCAG GGAGTGAAGGAGTTCAGTGTCCCTGTGGGTCTGGATTCCAAGGTTCAGGTGGATCTTCTGGTGGTTGGCTCTGTGGCCGTGTCTGAGAAAG gTTACCGGATAGGTAAAGGAGAGGGATTTGCTGACATGGAGTATGCCATGATGCTCTGCATGGGGGCTGTGACGGAATCCACTGTGGTGGTTACCATCGTCCATGACTGCCAG GTTGTTGACATCCCAGAGGATCTGATTGAGAGCCATGACATCACTGTGGACTACATCCTCACCCCGACCAGAGTCATCAAGACAGACTGCCAACGCCCCAAGCCCCAGGGCGTCATCTGGACTAAG CTGAACGCTGAGATGCTGGAGAAGATCCCTGTGCTGAAGAAGCTCCGGGCCTTGGAGGAGGAGCAAGGGAAGGACGTGACCCTGGGGACCCACCCTCCCCCGCAGCCCAGGGAAAGGGCCAGGAGGGAGCCCCGGAGGGACAGAGAGCCCAGGTCAGAGGGTGATAGACCCCGGCGTGAGCCCAGGCGCAGGCCTAGACGGAATACCCAAGAGGACTCTGAGAGGGACCCCAACGGGGAGTCCAGGGAGGAGACTGAGCAGAAACCCAGACGACGCCCACCaagagtgaggagggagggggacagagaggggggtagggaTGGTGACGGGGAGGGAGGccaggagggaggcagagaggggggtAGGAGGGTCAGGGGATTCCGCAATGGGGGCTTCCGTGAGGGGGGCAGAGATGGAAgcagggggagaggcagaggaggccGTGAGGGGgccagggggaggggaagagagggggacagggatggGGTCAGGCAAGAGGGCAGGGAGGAAGGTGGTGAGCCCCGTGAGCGCAGGCCCCCCCTGACCGTGACCACAGTGTACCTGGGGGGCATCCCTGCCGGGCTGCGTGTCAGCGAGCTGAAGACTGCTCTCCGGGAGAGGGAGGCAGCCCCCATCCGTCTCACATGGCAGGGTGCTCAGCACCGGGCCTTCCTGGACTACTTAGACCCCCAGGCTGCAGACCAGGCCCTGGCCGCCCTGGAGGGGCTCTCCCTGAACGGCCACGACCTGCAGGCTGAGCTGGCCAAGAGCCAGAGGGGAGGCAGGAGGCCAGGTCCAAGCAACCGGAGGCCCAGACCAAATACAGGTCCCAAAAATACAGCTAGAGAAAGTAGAGAGAGTACGAGTGAAGCAGAGGCAGATTCCCCCAAGCAGGAGCTCAACCATAGTGAGTAA